In one window of Syngnathus typhle isolate RoL2023-S1 ecotype Sweden linkage group LG7, RoL_Styp_1.0, whole genome shotgun sequence DNA:
- the reln gene encoding reelin isoform X2, producing the protein MAAAWASLGGAFGCALLALVLGSSNVDFGVPPASFYPRFNPFFFLCTHHAEMDGVGVTEGGAEVLLTLQIMGSPTAYTPGQEYQVTISTSVSFDGLLVTGLYTSTPVQSAPIPAPAAFGFGVMPERQFSGTQFVCSVVASHVSHQPSTSFSFVWIAPPPGTGCVNFLATATHRGQILFKDALAQQLCEQGAPTESPLRPSLLEVHANHAVLRDDFDSNLQGELDPTIWSGCTNCELGEQCGVLMHGRAVTFCEPLGERELTTVPLNTSTASVLQFALGSGSCRFSYSDPSIIVSYSLSGNPNNSDWITLEKIRAPTNSSTFVHLLPMPARSRAENVHLRWSQEAPEGLEGYESCWGVDNVLLLNAAHKAPLMEDNLDPPDTANWLFFPGATVKHACQSEGNALYFHGGEALGHNFASSRDIDLHREEGRSYWEEDFESPPSNWDIQGAVYGTQCGEIESGTSLVFEMDGRRRVCTPYIDTTSYGNLRFHFSMGGGECDPGESHDHNVILFGRSEGRRERVILDTLPYSSYRTPAVVSVALSSELQTPVTQFCLEQHSHGGANRHVWAVDFMQLLPVLPGTHTHVVQFSINLGCGSYQPANSVNLEFSTNGGRSWSLLHTECLPELCAGPHVAHSTIYSSENYSGWTRISIPLPNAALTETTRFRWKQSGTGLGNMWAIDNVYIGPACLRFCSGRGHCSRTGCKCDPGFSGPACELASQTFPAFLSESFSSPRLSSYHSFSSLRGAEVSFSCGVLASGKALVFNRDSRRHLVTAPLDSSQARYLQFTLRLGSRSTLSSCPAPDQAGEGVLLHYSTDNGITWTLLQHYAYQGFHEPRIVSVELPAGARKFGVQFRWWQPYHSGRGHDVWALDEITMTSVLFNTISLDFSNVLDVTQSLGFYLGHVQPYCQHDWTLSFSGEPSPGSSIRYVETQSMQIGASYSLQFSLVMGCGRESSPHIDTQVRLEFSTNHGLTWHLVKEACLPGMPSCSEFTAPSVYHPSEFTNWRRITLSLPQKTWSSATRFRWIQNYYGEQDEWALDDIYIGQQCPNMCHGHGWCDHGHCRCDDNFSGTDCLPSSPLSSSVLSDFESQDALLATWQEVIGGEVVNPDVGCGVVSSGSSLYFSKAGLRQLVSWDLDTEWAEFVQFYLRVGGDWADCNQADSREEGVLLQYSNDGGINWGLIAEMYFTDFTKPRFVHYELPLASKTPCTRFRWWQPLHSGDGYDQWAIDDIIILSEREKHIIPMASPTLPQNFYEKPAFDYPLNQMSVWLMLGNEGMERDSNNSFCAPTASSMVFGRSDGDRVAVTRDLALRSGYTLQFKLNIGCESEFSASAPVLLQYSHDAGRTWALVKEGCYPGSPGAGNCEGSGRELREPTVYNTGDYEDWTRVTVVIPRNVAASKTRFRWFQESSIYRDAPAFALDGVYISEPCPNHCGGHGDCISGVCFCDMGYTVEQDSCVPSVASPTELSEGFEGKLSPLWQSLSGGQIGGGCSIISEGKALYFNSPGRREARTVPLDTTNTRLAQFYIRIGSKSLGPTCTRPRSRNEGVLVQFSTNNGVQWQFLRELDFSSFLEPQVVTIELPPHAKTPYTVFRWWQPQQGKHSAQWALDDVLIGVNDSSRTGFHDKFDGTTPLRHNWYRIQGGEVTVDCLSLDTALTFNSEAIDKKPRYAESWDFEVSGSSFLQFELSMGCSKSTSFSHGVRLEYSTDCGRHWSLITPECVPPAIGCAAYTQSSVYTSTQYKHWRRITVYLPSAANSPRTRFRWIQTHFTPGAEGWALDNVLLAPGCPWMCSGHGLCDNGHCVCDKGYEGAHCVPLAPLPSLLREDFNEHLQQEIWPEVYGAERGTLSGEPLKSGSALIFKGDGLRMIVSRDLDCTNTLYIQFSFKFITKGVPERSHSVLLQYSVNGGISWLLLDEFYFPASTDTLFLHLPLPTSARTNATRFRLWQPYNSGKKEEVWVIDDLIIDGSSLHNPLVVMDSFEEGPNASNWLFYPGGNTGLYCPYQKAGLEEDESAMLFVSSELGEHSITTRDIDVNENTIIQFEINVGCTAESSSAYPVRLEFSRDFGATWHLLLPLCAGGPQPSSLCSTELHPASVYFPGTTQGWRREVIHFGKLRLCGSVRFRWYQGFFSTGSAPPTWALDNVYIGPQCQDMCSGHGACIGGTHCMCDPGYSGSDCSVPDIPNPDFLKEDFEGGAVDVDLFRQLSGGKPSRKCGIMSSGNHLFFSEDGLRMLVTNELDLSNARFVQFFLRLGCGKTAPDPRSQPVLLQYSLNGGLTWGLLQEFLFSNSSNQARLVALEIPLRARASSTRLRWWQPSENGQFYSPWVIDQVVVGGSASGWGPLEDDFSSIDGRSWLLHPGGTRMPVCGSDGPAFAFIEKSNTRYAVTTDISLGQDAFIQFDFSASCSVTNSCYSVELEYSLDLGLTWQPVVRDCLPTSPDCSSYTLQRLLISDTYNKWGRVTIHIPSYARSPATRFRWFQQAPFDKQQTWALDNLYIGDGCPDMCSGHGRCQQSTCVCDPEWGGEYCDEPVAPLPSQLKDSFSRAPSLGHWHTLTGGKLSTLCGAVASGAALHFSGGCSRQLVTVDLNLTNAEFIQFYFMYGCMIPPSNRNQGVLLEYSLNGGIHWHLLTEIFYDLYTKPGFVNILLPPAARQEGVRVRWWQPQHDGVDQSDWALDNVLIAGSDTRAQISDTFGGVALPNHERAPADETSGPNSDLGELEETPIVSDHWLFSEDCSVQRFCSSPDGVMACGSADGREVYAVTHDIIAEKGWVMQFKIAVGCLVPDRAADRQVHVQYSADYGVTWKYLVPQCLPADPRCGGHVSQPSVFFPAEGWKRAVYPLPDGLAGTSVRFRFYQQHSDVQWGVENFYIGPACESHCGGHGDCLAQRCLCDPGFTGPNCYASAALKASLKERFDWEGAAGPQWQVLEGGRPCTDCGVLVEGTALYFGGADARQAVTADLDLRGAKFVEYWARIGSENNMSMCHRPTCRKEGVLLDYSTDGGVSWSLLHEMDYLKYVSVRRDYIVLPEGALTNATRLRWWQPFTISSGLASPSLERAQWAIDNILVGGSDINPSTLLDTFDDEGVSHEESWSFYPNAVRTAGFCGNPSFHLYWPNKKQDQTHNILATRELIVQPGYILQFQIVVGCEADTCEEHHSVLLQYRKDARSDSWQLVQSECLPSSVNNVGCSPFQFHESTIFSPVNSSTWTRVTVQLPDHVSSGATQFRWIQNEGTGKRQSWGVDRVYIGEACPGLCTGHGYCTSSVVCICDEGYHGDDCSLSTRDLPSSIKDNFESGDVSAESWQLIQGGGVGSGCGQLSPHAHGDSLYFNGCKMRQAVTKPLDLTRASKIMFVLQIGSAAQTDSCNIALDRADTVDRAVLLQYSVNNGVSWHVIAQHQPKDFIKAQRVSYNIPLEARVKGVMLRWWQPRHDGAGHDQWALDHVEVVLTRKQNYMMNFARQSGLRHYYSRKRRALARRA; encoded by the exons AGCGACGGCCACACACCGAGGACAGATCCTTTTCAAAGATGCTCTGGCTCAGCAATTGTGTGAACAGGGAG CTCCAACAGAGTCGCCACTGAGACCAAGTCTAT tggagGTCCACGCTAACCACGCTGTGCTACGTGACGACTTTGACTCAAACCTGCAAGGAGAGCTGGACCCGACCATCTG GTCCGGGTGCACAAACTGTGAGCTGGGCGAGCAATGTGGGGTTCTGATGCACGGAAGAGCGGTGACCTTTTGTGAACCCCTTGGAGAGCGAGAGTTG ACAACTGTTCCTCTCAATACCAGCACAGCATCCGTCCTTCAGTTTGCCCTGG GTTCAGGCTCCTGTCGTTTCAGTTACTCCGACCCCAGCATCATTGTGTCATACAGCCTCAGTGGAAATCCCAACAACTCTGACTGGATCACGCTGGAGAAGATCAG AGCTCCTACCAACAGCAGCACTTTCGTCCACCTCCTTCCAATGCCGGCGAGGTCCAGGGCCGAGAATGTTCATCTCCGCTGGTCTCAGGAAGCACCTGAAGGCCTAGAAGGCTACGAGTCTTGCTGGGGGGTGGACAACGTGCTGCTGCTCAACGCTGCTCATAAAGCTCCTCTGATGGAGGACAACCTGGATCCCCCGGATACTGCCAACTGGCTTTTTTTCCCCGGCGCTACGGTCAAG CATGCTTGCCAGTCCGAAGGCAACGCGCTGTATTTCCATGGCGGGGAAGCACTCGGTCACAACTTCGCCTCTAGCAGAGATATCGACCTGCACCGTGAGGAGGGAAGAAGTTACTGGGAGGAGGACTTTGAGAGCCCACCCTCAAA CTGGGATATACAAGGAGCTGTGTACGGGACCCAGTGCGGTGAGATTGAGTCGGGGACGTCGCTGGTGTTTGAGATGGACGGTCGGAGGCGAGTGTGCACGCCCTACATCGACACCACCTCCTACGGAAACCTTCGCTTTCACTTCTCTATGG GTGGTGGTGAATGTGACCCCGGCGAGTCACATGATCACAATGTAATTCTGTTTGGAAGATCGGAAGGCAGGAGAGAACGTGTCATCCTCGACACTCTTCCCTATTCTTCTTACCGG ACACCTGCTGTGGTTTCCGTGGCGCTGTCCTCTGAGTTGCAAACACCAGTCACCCAGTTCTGCCTGGAGCAGCACTCACACGGCGGCGCCAACCGCCACGTGTGGGCCGTGGACTTTATGCAGCTGCTACCCGTGCTGCctggcacgcacacgcacgtcgTTCAGTTCTCCATTAACCTTGGCTGCGGTTCTTACCAGCCTGCCAACAG TGTCAACCTGGAGTTTTCCACCAATGGTGGTCGTTCATGGTCTCTGCTCCACACTGAGTGTCTCCCGGAGCTTTGTGCAGGACCACACGTAGCTCACAGTACCATCTACTCCTCTGAGAACTACAGCGG ATGGACCAGGATTTCGATCCCTCTGCCCAATGCTGCCCTGACCGAGACCACGCGATTTCGCTGGAAACAGTCTGGCACCGGATTGGGCAACATGTGGGCCATTGACAACG TTTATATTGGTCCAGCCTGCCTGCGCTTCTGCTCTGGAAGAGGACATTGTTCCCGCACCGGCTGCAA ATGTGACCCAGGCTTCAGCGGCCCAGCATGCGAGCTCGCCTCCCAGACCTTCCCGGCATTCTTATCCGAGAGTTTCTCTAGCCCACGCCTTTCCTCCTACCATAGCTTCTCCTCCCTCCGTGGAGCGGAGGTGAGCTTTAGCTGCGGTGTTCTGGCAAGCGGGAAAGCGCTTGTCTTCAACAGGGACAGCAGGAGGCACCTCGTCACCGCGCCGCTGGACAGCTCCCAGGCCAG ATACCTCCAGTTCACCCTCCGACTGGGCAGCCGGAGTACCCTGAGCTCCTGCCCTGCTCCAGACCAGGCAGGAGAGGGTGTGCTGTTGCATTACTCCACGGACAACGGCATAACCTGGACTCTGTTGCAGCACTACGCTTACCAAGGGTTCCACGAGCCAAG GATCGTGTCAGTTGAACTCCCAGCCGGCGCTCGAAAGTTCGGCGTGCAGTTCCGCTGGTGGCAGCCGTACCATTCCGGGCGCGGTCATGACGTCTGGGCGCTGGATGAAATTACCATGACCTCGGTCCTATTCAACACCATAAGTCTGGACTTCAGCAATGTCTTGGATGTTACACAGAGTCTTGGTTTTTACCTCGGACACGTCCAGCCTTACTGCCAGCATGATTGGACGCTCAG TTTCTCTGGTGAGCCAAGCCCCGGTTCCAGTATTCGGTATGTGGAGACTCAGTCGATGCAGATCGGCGCCTCCTACAGTCTGCAGTTCTCACTGGTGATGGGCTGCGGTCGCGAGTCGTCCCCTCATATTGATACTCAAGTCCGTCTGGAGTTCTCCACCAATCATGGACTCACTTGGCACCTGGTCAAGGAG GCCTGTCTGCCTGGCATGCCAAGTTGCTCCGAATTCACGGCTCCCAGCGTGTACCACCCATCAGAGTTCACAAACTGGAGGCGCATCACTTTGTCTCTTCCTCAAAAGACATG GTCCAGTGCCACACGTTTCCGGTGGATTCAAAACTACTACGGAGAGCAGGACGAGTGGGCCCTGGATGATATTTATATCGGCCAACAATGCCCCAATATGTGCCACGGACACGGCTGGTGTGACCACGGACACTGCAG GTGTGACGACAACTTCTCTGGAACAGACTGCTTGCCTTCCTCGCCTCTTTCGTCAAGCGTCCTCTCAGACTTTGAGTCGCAGGATGCACTGCTGGCCACTTGGCAAGAAGTAATAGGTGGAGAGGTGGTCAACCCTGATGTTGGCTGCGGGGTGGTTTCCTCCGGTTCATCCTTGTACTTCAGCAAG GCTGGCCTGCGACAGCTTGTGAGTTGGGACCTAGACACGGAATGGGCGGAGTTTGTTCAGTTCTACCTGCGTGTGGGTGGAGACTGGGCGGATTGCAACCAGGCTGACAGCAGGGAAGAGGGAGTACTGCTGCAGTACAGCAACGACGGAGGTATCAACTGGGGCCTCATCGCTGAGATGTACTTCACAGACTTCACCAAACCTCG TTTTGTCCACTACGAGCTTCCTTTGGCCTCAAAGACACCTTGCACTAGATTTCGCTGGTGGCAGCCTCTTCACTCCGGAGATGGCTATGACCAATGGGCAatcgatgacatcatcattttaTCTGAGAGGGAGAAGCACATTATACCAATGGCCAGTCCTACTTTGCCACAA AACTTCTATGAGAAGCCGGCTTTCGATTACCCGCTGAACCAGATGAGTGTGTGGTTGATGCTGGGTAATGAAGGCATGGAGAGGGACAGCAACAACAGCTTCTGTGCTCCAACCGCATCTTCCATGGTGTTTGGGCGCTCCGATGGCGACAGGGTGGCGGTCACCAGGGACCTTGCCCTGCGTTCTGGCTACACTCTCCAGTTTAAG TTAAACATAGGTTGTGAGTCAGAGTTCAGTGCGTCTGCCCCAGTCCTGCTGCAGTACTCCCATGATGCAGGTCGCACTTGGGCCTTGGTAAAGGAGGGCTGTTACCCCGGATCCCCGGGAGCGGGGAACTGTGAAGGAAGTGGCCGGGAGCTTCGAGAACCCACCGTGTACAACACCGGGGACTATGAAGACTGGACCAGGGTCACTGTGGTTATTCCACGCAATGTTGCAGCTAG TAAAACCCGGTTCCGCTGGTTCCAGGAGAGCAGCATTTACAGAGATGCTCCAGCTTTCGCACTGGATGGAGTCTACATCTCCGAGCCGTGTCCGAATCATTGTGGCGGCCATGGCGATTGCATTTCTGGAGTCTGCTTCTGTGATATGGGATACACAG TGGAACAGGATAGCTGTGTTCCATCCGTAGCCAGTCCCACCGAGCTGTCTGAGGGCTTTGAGGGCAAACTAAGTCCGCTCTGGCAGAGTCTAAGTGGGGGCCAAATAGGAGGTGGATGCAGCATAATCAGTGAGGGCAAGGCGCTTTACTTCAACAGCCCTGGAAGAAGGGAGGCTCGCACGGTGCCCCTCGACACCACAAACACTCG GTTGGCGCAATTCTACATTCGAATAGGCAGCAAAAGTTTGGGACCCACTTGCACCAGGCCCCGCTCACGCAATGAAG GTGTCCTTGTCCAGTTTTCCACCAACAATGGTGTCCAGTGGCAATTCCTGCGAGAGTTAGACTTCAGTTCCTTCTTGGAGCCTCAGGTGGTTACCATTGAATTGCCACCACATGCCAAAACGCCTTACACTGTGTTTCGCTGGTGGCAACCCCAACAAG GGAAACACTCAGCCCAGTGGGCTTTGGACGATGTCCTAATTGGTGTGAACGACAGCTCCAGAACTGGTTTCCATGACAAGTTTGATGGCACCACTCCTCTGAGGCACAACTGGTACCGCATTCAGGGCGGGGAGGTGACTGTGGATTGTTTGTCCCTGGACACGGCACTGACCTTCAACTCGGAAGCCATCGATA AAAAGCCGAGGTATGCCGAGAGCTGGGACTTTGAGGTGTCGGGTTCTTCCTTCCTGCAGTTTGAGCTGAGTATGGGCTGCAGCAAGTCCACCTCCTTTTCCCACGGCGTTCGCCTGGAATACTCCACAGACTGCGGCCGTCACTGGTCCCTCATTACCCCGGAGTGTGTTCCTCCAGCTATCGGTTGCGCCGCTTATACTCAGAGTTCCGTCTATACGTCGACACAATATAAACACTGGAGAAGGATCACTGTGTACCTGCCGAGCGCTGCTAA TTCTCCAAGAACTCGATTCCGTTGGATCCAAACCCATTTTACTCCGGGGGCTGAGGGTTGGGCTCTGGATAACGTGTTACTGGCCCCCGGTTGCCCTTGGATGTGCTCTGGTCACGGTCTGTGTGACAATGGCCACTGCGT TTGTGACAAAGGTTACGAGGGTGCCCACTGTGTGCCATTGGCGCCCCTGCCGTCTCTTTTGAGGGAAGACTTTAATGAGCACCTGCAGCAGGAGATCTGGCCTGAGGTTTATGGAGCTGAGAGGGGAACTCTGAGTGGAGAGCCTCTTAAATCTGGAAGCGCCCTCATCTTTAAAGGG GATGGTCTGCGAATGATAGTGTCAAGGGATCTGGATTGTACAAACACGCTCTACATTCAATTCTCCTTCAAGTTCATCACAAAAG gtgtacctGAACGCTCCCACTCAGTGCTGCTACAGTACTCAGTGAATGGCGGAATCAGCTGGCTACTCTTGGACGAGTTTTACTTCCCAGCTTCCACGGACACTCTGTTTCTTCACTTGCCGCTGCCCACCAGCGCTCGGACCAATGCCACCCGCTTCAGACTCTGGCAGCCGTACAATAGCG GTAAAAAAGAGGAGGTGTGGGTAATAGATGATCTCATCATTGACGGCAGCTCCTTGCACAACCCCCTCGTGGTCATGGACAGCTTTGAAGAAGGCCCGAATGCGTCCAACTGGCTCTTCTACCCGGGGGGCAACACTGGCCTCTACTGCCCCTACCAGAAAGCCGGCTT AGAGGAGGATGAGTCAGCGATGCTGTTTGTCTCCAGCGAGCTGGGGGAGCACTCCATCACCACCAGAGACATTGACGTGAATGAGAACACAATCATCCAGTTTGAG ATAAACGTCGGCTGCACGGCCGAAAGCTCCTCGGCCTACCCGGTGCGACTTGAATTCTCGCGGGACTTTGGCGCCACGTGGcacctgctgctgccgctgtgtGCCGGCGGGCCGCAACCATCTTCCTTGTGCTCCACCGAGCTCCATCCAGCCAGCGTTTATTTCCCGGGTACCACGCAAGGCTGGCGGCGGGAGGTCATCCATTTTGGCAAGCTACGTCTCTGCGG GTCCGTGAGGTTCCGTTGGTATCAGGGTTTCTTTTCAACTGGATCGGCGCCTCCAACATGGGCTCTGGACAATGTCTATATTGGCCCTCAGTGCCAGGACATGTGCAGTGGCCACGGAGCCTGTATAGGGGGCACCCATTGTATGTGTGACCCCGGCTACTCGGGAAGCGACTGCTCTGTGCCTGACATTCCCAACCCCGACTTCCTCAAAGAAGATTTTGAAG GCGGAGCAGTGGATGTTGATTTGTTTAGACAGCTTAGTGGTGGTAAACCATCCAGAAAATGTGGTATCATGTCCAGTGGGAACCATTTGTTCTTCAGTGAGGATGGGCTGCGCATGTTGGTCACCAATGAATTGGATTTGTCTAATGCCAG GTTTGTTCAGTTTTTCCTCCGACTCGGCTGCGGTAAGACAGCACCGGACCCTCGCTCTCAGCCAGTTCTTCTGCAGTACTCTCTGAACGGAGGTCTGACATGGGGTCTCCTCCAGGAATTTCTCTTCAGCAACAGCAGTAACCAGGCTCGCCTGGTGGCCCTTGAGATCCCGCTGCGCGCTCGCGCTTCTTCCACTCGCCTGCGCTGGTGGCAGCCTTCCGAGAATGGACAGTTTTACAGTCCTTGGGTAATCGATCAG GTGGTGGTTGGTGGTAGTGCCAGTGGCTGGGGACCACTGGAAGATGATTTTTCCTCTATCGATGGACGCTCATGGCTCCTCCACCCAGGTGGAACCAGAATGCCAGTTTGTGGCTCGGATGGACCCGCTTTTGCTTTTATCGAAAAGTCCAACACTCGCTACGCAGTCACCACTGACATCAGTTTAGGACAAGATGCCTTCATCCAATTTGACTTTTCTGCATCCTGCTCTGTAACCAACTCTTGCTACT CTGTGGAGCTGGAGTACTCTCTGGACTTAGGTCTGACGTGGCAACCCGTCGTTCGAGACTGTTTACCAACAAGCCCCGACTGCTCCTCCTACACCTTGCAGAGGCTGCTCATTTCTGATACCTACAACAAGTGGGGTCGTGTCACCATACACATTCCATCATATGCAAG GTCTCCAGCCACAAGATTCCGTTGGTTCCAGCAGGCTCCATTTGACAAGCAGCAGACCTGGGCTCTGGATAACCTCTATATTGGAGATGGCTGTCCAGATATGTGTTCTGGACATGGACGGTGCCAACAGAGCACCTGTGT GTGTGATCCAGAGTGGGGTGGTGAATACTGTGATGAACCAGTAGCTCCTCTCCCTTCCCAGCTGAAGGACAGCTTCAGCCGGGCTCCTTCACTCGGTCACTGGCACACGCTCACTGGTGGCAAACTCAGCACACTCTGTGGAGCTGTGGCATCTGGAGCTGCTCTGCACTTTAGTGGC GGTTGCAGCCGTCAGTTGGTGACGGTGGACCTCAACCTGACCAATGCCGAATTCATCCAATTCTATTTCATGTACGGTTGCATGATCCCACCTAGCAACCGTAACCAAGGGGTTCTCCTGGAGTACAGCTTGAATGGTGGAATCCACTGGCATCTACTGACGGAGATTTTTTATGATCTGTACACAAAGCCTGG GTTTGTGAATATTCTGCTGCCTCCTGCTGCCCGACAAGAAGGCGTGCGTGTGCGGTGGTGGCAGCCTCAGCACGACGGCGTGGACCAGAGTGACTGGGCTCTGGATAACGTCCTCATCGCGGGTTCAGACACGCGGGCGCAGATTTCGGACACATTCGGCGGTGTGGCGTTACCCAACCACGAGAGAGCTCCGGCTGATGAAACCTCAGGACCAAACAGTGATCTGGGAGAGCTAGAGGAAACTCCAATTG TGAGCGACCATTGGCTATTCTCAGAGGACTGCTCAGTGCAGCGGTTCTGCAGTTCCCCCGATGGAGTGATGGCGTGTGGTAGTGCAGATGGAAGAGAGGTCTACGCTGTCACGCACGATATCATCGCTGAAAAGGGTTGGGTCATGCAGTTTAAG ATTGCGGTGGGCTGCCTAGTGCCAGATCGTGCGGCAGACAGACAAGTCCACGTTCAGTACTCTGCCGACTACGGTGTGACGTGGAAGTACCTGGTTCCTCAGTGTCTACCCGCCGATCCCCGCTGCGGAGGTCACGTCTCGCAGCCGTCGGTCTTCTTTCCCGCCGAAGGATGGAAGCGGGCTGTCTATCCCCTGCCCGACGGCCTCGCTGGCAC TTCCGTGCGCTTCAGGTTCTACCAGCAGCACTCAGACGTTCAGTGGGGTGTGGAGAACTTTTACATCGGGCCTGCGTGTGAGAGCCATTGTGGCGGCCATGGAGACTGTTTGGCGCAACGCTGCCTCTGTGACCCAGGATTCACCGGACCAAATTGCTACGCCAGTGCAGCGTTGAAG GCGTCTTTGAAGGAACGTTTTGACTGGGAAGGAGCAGCTGGGCCTCAGTGGCAGGTTCTTGAAGGAGGGCGACCCTGCACAGACTGCGGTGTGTTGGTAGAAGGTACCGCCCTATATTTCGGAGGAGCCGATGCCAGACAAGCCGTTACCGCCGACCTGGACCTTCGTGGAGCTAA GTTTGTGGAATACTGGGCCAGGATtggaagtgaaaataacatgtcaaTGTGCCACCGTCCAACATGTCGCAAAGAGGGAGTGCTACTCGACTACTCTACTGATGGAG GTGTGTCGTGGAGCCTACTGCACGAAATGGATTATCTGAAATACGTTTCCGTGAGGAGAGATTACATCGTCCTGCCAGAGGGAGCCCTGACCAACGCCACTCGGCTACGTTGGTGGCAGCCTTTTACCATTTCTTCTGGATTGGCTTCTCCCAGCCTGGAAAGAGCCCAGTGGGCCATCGACAACATCTTGGTTGGCGGCTCTGACATCAATCCATCGACCCTGCTTGACACCTTTGATGACG AGGGCGTATCTCATGAGGAAAGCTGGAGCTTCTACCCGAATGCTGTGCGAACTGCGGGCTTCTGTGGAAACCCCTCGTTCCACCTTTACTGGcccaacaaaaaacaagaccAGACGCACAACATCCTCGCCACTCGGGAACTTATAGTGCAGCCTGGATACATTCTGCAGTTCCAA ATTGTCGTTGGCTGTGAGGCAGACACATGTGAGGAGCATCATTCTGTCCTGCTGCAGTACAGGAAGGATGCAAG GTCGGACTCGTGGCAGTTGGTACAGTCGGAGTGCCTCCCCTCTTCAGTCAACAACGTGGGCTGCTCTCCCTTCCAGTTCCACGAGTCCACCATCTTCAGTCCCGTCAACAGCTCGACGTGGACCAGGGTCACCGTTCAACTGCCTGACCACGTCTCTTCAGG GGCGACACAGTTCCGCTGGATTCAAAACGAAGGGACGGGCAAGCGTCAGAGCTGGGGAGTAGACCGCGTTTACATCGGCGAGGCCTGCCCGGGACTCTGCACTGGACACGGCTATTGCACAAGTAGCGTGGTCTGCATCTGTGACGAGGGATATCACG GTGATGACTGCTCCCTTTCCACCAGAGACTTGCCCAGCTCTATCAAGGACAACTTTGAGTCTGGTGACGTGTCCGCGGAGAGCTGGCAGTTGATTCAAGGTGGAGGAGTGGGCAGCGGGTGTGGACAGCTGTCACCCCATGCCCACGGCGACTCACTTTATTTTAACGGCTGTAAGATGAGGCAAGCTGTTACGAAACCGCTGGACCTCACTCGAGCCAG CAAGATCATGTTTGTGCTGCAGATTGGCAGCGCGGCACAGACAGATAGTTGTAACATTGCTCTGGACCGGgctgacacggtggatcgcgcGGTGCTGCTGCAGTACAGCGTCAACAATGGAGTCAGCTGGCACGTAATCGCCCAGCACCAACCCAAAGACTTCATAAAGGCCCAGAGGGTGTCCTACAACATTCCTCT CGAGGCGAGGGTTAAAGGCGTGATgctacgatggtggcagccacGCCACGATGGCGCAGGACATGACCAGTGGGCGCTGGACCACGTGGAAGTCGTTCT CACCCGTAAACAAAACTACATGATGAACTTTGCCAGACAAAGTGGCTTGCGTCATTACTACAGCCGCAAACGGCGGGCACTGGCGCGGCGCGCCTGA